A genomic window from Cucumis melo cultivar AY chromosome 8, USDA_Cmelo_AY_1.0, whole genome shotgun sequence includes:
- the LOC103502895 gene encoding histone-lysine N-methyltransferase, H3 lysine-9 specific SUVH1-like, whose product MEQQLDQDSIPVAGSLDKSKVLNVKPLRQLVPVFPSAQNVSSFSTPQGAAPFVCAGPSGPFPPGVAPFYPFFFSPAEQNQQTPGGVTNTTASFGLNSPISTAVPISSFRTPTEGTSTQNTGSRKNTRSRAQLQDGYSDGQNDNSQYYGMGVNDGEDSSKVGRKNKAKKKTRNGQDINFTSDVDIDAMLNEMVSTYNLSVLDSNRQAHGTIEAVSCVLMVFDLLRRKISQVEESKEPMPGSIRRPDLKTGAFLMTKGIRTNINKRIGTVPGVEIGDIFFFRMELCLVGLHAPSMAGIDYMGLKVSQDEEPVAVSIVSSGGYEDDTNDTDVLIYSGQGGVNRKDKESIDQKLERGNLALEKSLHRGNDVRVIRGVRDFSNPTGKIYVYDGLYKIQESWVEKGKSGCNVFKYKLVRLPGQREAFLNWKLVQQWKDGNVSRIGVIIPDLASGAESLPVSLVNDVDDEKGPAYFTYYAGLKYLKPVYSMEPSAGCNCVGGCLPGNINCLCMQKNGGYLPYSSNGVLASQQSTIYECGASCQCPPNCRNRVAQGGLKFRLEVFRTKGKGWGLRSWDPIRAGAFICQYAGEVIDSSKAKDSVRDNEDGYIFDATRSYPNLEVMSGDSDGPPRLPFPLVISAKNAGNVARFMNHSCCPNVYWKPIIRENKGEHDVHIAFHAIRHIPPMMELTYDYGIIPPESADGRKINCLCGSLKCRGYFC is encoded by the coding sequence ATGGAGCAACAATTGGATCAGGATTCCATTCCTGTTGCTGGGTCATTAGACAAATCTAAGGTATTGAATGTAAAACCATTGCGCCAACTAGTTCCAGTATTCCCATCAGCACAAAACGTGTCATCTTTTTCAACTCCCCAAGGTGCTGCCCCATTTGTGTGTGCTGGTCCTTCTGGTCCTTTTCCACCTGGGGTTGCTCCATTCTATCCCTTCTTTTTTTCACCAGCTGAACAAAATCAACAGACACCAGGTGGAGTAACAAATACTACTGCATCTTTTGGCCTCAATAGTCCTATATCAACTGCAGTTCCAATATCTTCGTTCAGGACACCAACTGAGGGTACTTCAACACAAAATACTGGCTCTAGAAAAAATACTAGAAGTCGTGCCCAGTTACAAGATGGCTACAGTGATGGTCAAAATGATAATTCTCAGTATTATGGCATGGGTGTAAATGATGGGGAAGATTCAAGTAAAGTGGGTCGGAAGAACAAGGcaaagaagaagacaaggaaTGGTCAGGACATTAATTTTACATCAGATGTTGATATTGATGCAATGCTAAATGAAATGGTTTCAACATACAACCTTTCAGTGTTAGATTCAAACCGACAAGCACATGGTACCATTGAAGCAGTTTCATGCGTGCTCATGGTATTTGACCTGTTGAGGCGAAAGATTTCACAAGTTGAAGAGTCTAAGGAACCGATGCCTGGAAGTATAAGGCGTCCAGATCTTAAAACAGGTGCATTTCTGATGACCAAAGGGATTCGAACAAATATCAATAAAAGGATTGGAACTGTTCCTGGTGTGGAAATTGgtgatatcttctttttcagGATGGAATTGTGCCTGGTTGGGTTGCATGCTCCATCCATGGCTGGGATTGACTACATGGGTTTAAAGGTCAGTCAAGATGAAGAACCGGTTGCGGTTAGCATTGTCTCGTCTGGTGGGTATGAGGATGATACAAATGATACAGATGTGTTAATCTACAGTGGCCAGGGTGGAGTGAACAGGAAGGATAAGGAGTCAATAGATCAAAAGCTTGAAAGGGGTAATCTTGCTCTAGAGAAGAGCTTGCATCGTGGAAATGATGTCAGAGTTATTCGAGGGGTGAGAGATTTTAGTAACCCAACAGGGAAGATCTATGTTTATGATGGTCTTTATAAAATCCAAGAGTCTTGGGTAGAGAAAGGAAAATCTGGCTGTAATGTATTTAAATACAAATTGGTGCGATTACCTGGACAGCGGGAAGCATTTTTGAATTGGAAATTAGTCCAACAATGGAAGGATGGAAATGTATCTCGAATTGGGGTCATAATACCAGATCTGGCTTCTGGTGCAGAAAGTCTACCTGTCTCACTTGTTAATGATGTTGATGACGAGAAGGGCCCTGCATATTTCACATACTATGCTGGTCTCAAATATTTAAAACCAGTATACTCGATGGAACCTTCAGCTGGCTGTAACTGTGTTGGTGGATGCCTTCCAGGCAATATCAATTGCCTTTGCATGCAGAAAAATGGTGGATATCTCCCCTATAGTTCAAATGGGGTTCTTGCAAGTCAACAGTCTACGATATATGAATGTGGAGCCTCATGTCAATGCCCTCCCAATTGCAGGAATCGTGTGGCCCAAGGAGGACTTAAATTTCGGCTGGAGGTATTCAGAACTAAAGGTAAAGGCTGGGGGCTAAGGTCTTGGGATCCCATTCGTGCTGGAGCTTTTATCTGCCAATATGCAGGAGAAGTCATTGATAGTTCAAAGGCTAAGGACTCTGTGCGGGACAATGAAGATGGTTATATCTTTGATGCCACACGTTCTTATCCAAACCTTGAAGTTATGTCTGGTGATTCTGATGGGCCTCCAAGACTCCCATTTCCCTTAGTAATTAGTGCAAAAAATGCTGGCAATGTTGCTCGTTTTATGAACCATAGTTGCTGTCCAAATGTATACTGGAAGCCAATTATACGTGAAAATAAAGGCGAGCATGATGTCCATATTGCCTTTCATGCAATCAGGCATATACCTCCCATGATGGAGTTGACGTATGATTATGGAATAATCCCACCTGAAAGCGCTGATGGAAGGAAGATCAATTGCCTATGTGGGTCTTTAAAATGTAGAGGCTATTTTTGTTAG